A genomic region of Barnesiella viscericola DSM 18177 contains the following coding sequences:
- a CDS encoding AlbA family DNA-binding domain-containing protein — translation MMLLDEIKNLLSLRKDGSLYHRESQTLEFKESFNFAGLSEYFRDFAAFANNKGGWLIFGVKDRPKRELIGLNDKSSEQFDKIDPEKISGFLLDLFSGNIVWKHDVVEIQGMNFGFFFIEEAKIKPIICKKDEGEIRNGEIYFRYGGRTQKIQYAELEDIINHRIERQNSQWMDLISKIGKSGPQNAAILDLDKGAISKNNSQILVVDDKLIKGINWIKEGSFNEKEGAPTLKLVGEVQPIDTVEVIKKERVNRLKEYPLSAKELADAIKAKANISSNNVWRIINENNIKSNPDYSIYNFRNKKQEEQYGKDGIVPNGVPSIYKESTIDFIIKIYQNEH, via the coding sequence ATGATGTTGCTAGATGAAATAAAAAATCTACTTAGTTTAAGGAAAGATGGTAGTTTATATCATAGAGAAAGTCAAACTTTAGAATTTAAAGAGTCATTTAACTTTGCAGGCTTGTCTGAGTATTTTCGTGATTTCGCGGCATTTGCAAATAATAAAGGAGGATGGCTTATCTTTGGCGTAAAGGATAGACCAAAACGAGAACTTATAGGATTAAATGATAAATCAAGTGAACAATTTGACAAAATTGATCCTGAAAAAATATCAGGTTTTTTATTGGATTTATTTTCAGGGAATATCGTATGGAAACATGATGTTGTTGAAATACAAGGTATGAATTTTGGATTTTTCTTTATTGAAGAAGCCAAAATCAAGCCTATAATTTGTAAAAAAGATGAGGGAGAGATAAGAAACGGTGAAATATATTTTAGATATGGTGGACGGACTCAAAAAATTCAATATGCTGAATTAGAGGATATAATAAATCATAGAATAGAAAGACAAAATTCACAATGGATGGATTTAATTTCAAAAATAGGAAAATCGGGGCCTCAAAATGCTGCTATATTAGATTTAGACAAGGGAGCTATTTCAAAGAATAATTCTCAAATTCTTGTCGTTGATGATAAATTAATTAAAGGCATAAATTGGATAAAAGAAGGGTCATTCAATGAAAAAGAAGGAGCACCAACTTTAAAACTGGTTGGAGAAGTTCAACCGATTGATACTGTTGAGGTAATAAAGAAAGAACGAGTAAATAGATTAAAAGAATATCCACTATCTGCAAAAGAATTGGCAGATGCAATTAAAGCTAAAGCAAATATCAGTTCAAATAATGTATGGAGAATCATAAACGAAAATAATATCAAGAGTAATCCAGACTATTCTATATATAATTTTAGGAATAAGAAACAAGAAGAACAATATGGTAAGGATGGAATAGTCCCGAATGGTGTACCATCTATTTACAAAGAGTCAACGATTGATTTCATTATAAAAATTTATCAGAATGAGCATTAA
- a CDS encoding PDDEXK nuclease domain-containing protein, whose amino-acid sequence MIQEYNNISAMYAEAAETIKTAILQGQYEALKGENRIQLAVYFSIGKYVSQNSRKGKWGTGALDSISKYLRKTLPGLRGFSAESLKKMRQFYEAWIMLDNGSCNSANTNSVIAITELEHEADSVIPITGTAAIDIYHAMAIPNTADFPATEFLAVPFTHHSRILSKTKDLQERYYYIKRCAQEHLSVDSLMGLMENEAYQTQKSLPNNFTRTILNAREARKAVMMFKDEYALDFINVEEIGERDNADIDERVVEQQIVQNIKRFIMTFGHDFAFIGNQYHLEVYGIEHFPDLLFFNRELNAMVCVELKTGAFKPGYLGQLMAYLRILDDHIKKPHENPTIGIVLCKEADKEYVEYIIQDYNKPMGVATYTTSADMPEKLRKALPDIEELKKIL is encoded by the coding sequence ATGATCCAAGAATATAATAATATTTCTGCTATGTATGCAGAAGCAGCGGAAACTATTAAGACTGCGATTCTCCAAGGACAATATGAAGCCTTGAAAGGAGAAAATCGCATACAATTGGCTGTTTATTTTAGTATTGGTAAATATGTTTCGCAAAACTCACGAAAAGGGAAATGGGGTACAGGAGCGCTTGATAGTATAAGTAAATATCTTAGAAAAACACTGCCAGGACTACGCGGTTTCTCAGCAGAAAGCCTTAAAAAAATGCGACAATTTTATGAGGCGTGGATTATGCTGGATAATGGTTCCTGTAACTCAGCAAATACTAATTCGGTAATTGCAATTACCGAATTAGAACATGAAGCAGATTCGGTAATTCCGATTACCGGAACAGCTGCAATTGATATATATCATGCTATGGCCATTCCGAATACAGCAGATTTTCCGGCGACAGAATTTCTTGCTGTTCCTTTTACTCATCATTCGAGAATATTAAGCAAAACAAAGGATTTACAAGAACGCTACTATTATATAAAGCGTTGTGCGCAGGAACATCTTTCTGTAGATTCACTTATGGGGTTAATGGAAAATGAGGCTTATCAAACCCAAAAATCTTTGCCAAACAACTTTACAAGAACTATTCTCAATGCAAGAGAAGCTAGAAAGGCGGTGATGATGTTCAAAGATGAATATGCGCTTGATTTTATCAATGTGGAAGAAATTGGAGAACGTGACAATGCCGATATAGATGAGCGTGTAGTAGAACAGCAGATTGTACAGAACATTAAGCGTTTTATTATGACTTTTGGCCATGATTTTGCATTTATTGGAAATCAATACCACTTAGAAGTGTATGGCATAGAGCATTTTCCAGATTTACTTTTCTTTAATAGAGAGTTGAATGCAATGGTTTGTGTGGAATTGAAGACAGGTGCTTTTAAGCCTGGATACCTAGGCCAACTGATGGCTTACCTACGTATTCTTGACGACCACATAAAAAAGCCTCATGAAAATCCTACAATCGGAATTGTACTCTGCAAGGAGGCTGATAAAGAATATGTAGAATATATCATTCAAGACTACAACAAACCTATGGGCGTAGCCACATACACTACTTCTGCAGACATGCCTGAAAAATTGCGTAAAGCTCTACCTGATATTGAAGAATTAAAAAAGATTCTATAA
- a CDS encoding site-specific integrase, whose product MTLTCTNVTLRQKPLRNDRISLYLDYYPAIRNPYTMKMSRREFLGIYIYAKPKNEQQRMFNQDMLNKAEAIRCIRVQSLINEEFGFLDKNKQKVDFLAYFRTKAREKYEKWDCVYNHFEKFVGGKCTFGDVTVELCEKFRDYLLKCKQINHPNAYISRNSAAGYYSTFRALLKIAYKEKMLRENLNDFLEKIEWKEVKKEYLTLDEVKKLAATPCKIPVLKQASLFACMTGLRISDILKLDWRDFEVGPDQGYYIRICTEKTETEATLPISQEALELCGEWGTGKVFKGLTRSMTHHPLKQWIAEAGIRKHITFHCLRHIAPPYSLRTRNL is encoded by the coding sequence ATGACACTTACATGCACCAACGTAACTTTGAGACAAAAACCATTGCGGAACGACCGCATATCTCTTTATCTGGATTATTATCCGGCCATCCGCAATCCTTACACGATGAAGATGAGCCGCCGGGAATTCCTCGGCATCTACATCTATGCCAAGCCAAAGAACGAGCAGCAAAGAATGTTCAATCAGGACATGCTGAACAAGGCAGAGGCAATCCGCTGTATCCGTGTCCAGTCGCTTATCAATGAAGAATTCGGGTTCCTGGACAAGAACAAGCAAAAGGTAGATTTCCTCGCCTACTTCCGGACAAAGGCACGGGAAAAGTATGAGAAATGGGATTGTGTTTACAACCACTTCGAGAAATTTGTCGGCGGCAAATGCACCTTTGGTGATGTCACCGTAGAACTGTGCGAGAAATTCAGGGATTACCTGCTCAAATGCAAACAGATCAATCATCCCAATGCTTATATCTCACGCAATTCGGCAGCTGGTTATTATTCGACGTTCCGTGCCTTATTGAAAATAGCCTATAAAGAGAAGATGTTGCGTGAGAACTTGAACGACTTTCTGGAAAAGATTGAATGGAAAGAGGTCAAGAAAGAATATCTGACACTTGATGAAGTCAAGAAACTGGCAGCTACGCCCTGCAAGATTCCAGTCTTGAAACAGGCCTCCCTGTTTGCCTGCATGACCGGTCTCCGTATCAGTGATATTCTGAAGCTGGACTGGCGTGATTTTGAAGTCGGTCCGGATCAAGGCTATTACATCCGTATCTGCACCGAAAAGACAGAAACCGAGGCCACCCTCCCTATCAGTCAGGAAGCACTGGAGTTGTGTGGCGAATGGGGCACCGGAAAAGTCTTCAAAGGCTTAACCCGCTCCATGACCCATCATCCCCTGAAACAATGGATCGCCGAAGCCGGAATCAGAAAGCACATAACCTTCCACTGCTTAAGACATATCGCCCCGCCTTACTCATTGAGAACAAGAAACTTATAA